One part of the Prochlorococcus marinus str. MIT 9313 genome encodes these proteins:
- the pseB gene encoding UDP-N-acetylglucosamine 4,6-dehydratase (inverting) encodes MNFNSSTSIFITGATGSFGKAFISQLLTQNPHIHRAVVFSRDELKQWEFQQLYPQKQYPQLRFFLGDIRDQTRLRRALEGIDTVVHAAALKQVPAAEYNPFEFIRTNVIGAQNLIEACLDSDVERVVALSTDKAAAPVNLYGATKLCSDKLFIAANNFVGSRKLRFSVVRYGNVMGSRGSVIPFFLEQAPSGVLPITDSRMTRFNISLQEGVNMVMWSLENCLGGELLVPRIPSYRIVDVAKAIGPSCTTPITGIRPGEKIHEEMITSSDSFTTVDLGNYFAILPNSGLCAPDSYCERTGAKRVVEGFAYDSGTNTEFLTVEQIRELIKIHVNPSFQPL; translated from the coding sequence ATGAACTTTAATTCTTCTACCAGCATATTTATAACTGGAGCTACTGGAAGTTTCGGTAAAGCTTTTATATCTCAACTTCTGACTCAAAATCCTCATATTCATCGTGCCGTCGTTTTCAGTAGAGATGAGCTTAAGCAGTGGGAATTTCAACAGCTCTACCCTCAGAAGCAATACCCTCAGCTACGCTTTTTCCTTGGTGATATACGTGATCAGACGAGGCTTCGTCGTGCCCTAGAGGGTATTGATACCGTTGTACATGCAGCAGCTTTAAAGCAGGTCCCAGCGGCTGAATATAATCCATTCGAATTTATCCGAACTAACGTCATAGGTGCACAAAACCTTATAGAGGCTTGCCTTGATAGTGATGTCGAGAGAGTAGTAGCTCTTTCTACTGACAAGGCAGCAGCACCGGTTAATCTATATGGAGCAACTAAATTATGTTCTGATAAATTGTTTATTGCTGCAAATAATTTTGTTGGCAGTAGAAAGCTGCGTTTCTCCGTAGTACGTTATGGAAATGTTATGGGGTCCAGAGGATCTGTTATTCCTTTTTTCTTGGAACAAGCTCCATCTGGAGTATTACCAATTACTGATTCTCGTATGACTAGATTTAATATTTCACTCCAGGAAGGAGTAAATATGGTTATGTGGTCATTAGAAAATTGTTTGGGTGGTGAACTTCTTGTCCCTCGTATTCCCAGCTATCGTATCGTCGATGTTGCCAAAGCTATAGGACCTAGTTGCACTACGCCTATTACAGGTATACGCCCAGGCGAAAAAATTCACGAAGAAATGATTACCTCTAGTGATTCTTTTACAACAGTAGATCTCGGTAATTATTTTGCTATATTACCTAATTCTGGACTTTGTGCACCTGATTCATATTGCGAGAGGACTGGTGCAAAGCGTGTGGTTGAGGGTTTTGCTTATGACTCTGGTACTAATACAGAATTTCTAACTGTTGAGCAAATTCGCGAGCTTATAAAGATTC
- a CDS encoding HlyD family efflux transporter periplasmic adaptor subunit yields the protein MNLINKSKSVDRFSKEKLYRSFRTRLSSLSHFPGSAWMRKRLDKITPNASYENDFPSRRWPLILLTSLSGFVGILLVWSLIARSEISVDTQGRLRPSQTPTTSRAFSLTTSSTIFVKEGDFVQKGQPIMQLDDESLKSKLLALENRYSKIYVELQETSRFIGLNFPSDLPKPKLSYSLDLSVVRSSLEFINTQKEKVAQLEARLEQLLVKHKSLEQNIKLQSIIVEKHERLLNSGAIAELQVLQQSQKLQDLKSELESNQQDQIRTRAALRESGSEFTGRNNSLYSQRISELSSIYAEISSTKDAIRNSLLRAPLTGYVFRLAVKVPGVPVRPGEELFQIIPSELLTASVDVPARDIGFINKGMQVDVHIDSYPSSTYGVLKGTVKSIGRDSIEPTSPIQLPTYSIPVDVQLQKQSLVSKGKYYPLKPGMTARVSFNLRTVSVFRRLFDATSSILNPPPNR from the coding sequence ATGAACCTCATAAATAAAAGTAAGTCTGTCGATAGGTTTTCAAAAGAAAAACTTTATCGTTCCTTCCGTACCCGACTTTCATCACTTAGTCACTTTCCTGGCTCAGCTTGGATGCGAAAAAGACTAGATAAGATAACACCTAACGCTTCTTATGAAAATGACTTTCCTTCGCGTCGTTGGCCACTTATTTTACTTACTTCTCTAAGTGGATTTGTAGGCATTCTACTGGTTTGGTCATTAATTGCACGAAGTGAGATTTCTGTTGACACTCAAGGTCGTCTTCGTCCATCTCAGACGCCTACTACAAGTCGTGCGTTTAGTCTGACTACTTCTTCAACAATTTTCGTTAAAGAAGGTGATTTTGTCCAAAAAGGCCAGCCAATAATGCAACTTGATGATGAGTCGCTAAAATCAAAGCTTCTAGCTCTTGAGAATCGCTATTCAAAAATATACGTTGAACTTCAAGAAACATCTCGCTTTATCGGCTTGAACTTTCCATCTGATCTTCCTAAACCTAAGCTATCTTATTCACTAGACCTTAGCGTTGTACGTAGTTCTCTTGAATTTATAAATACCCAAAAGGAAAAAGTTGCACAACTAGAGGCACGTTTAGAGCAATTATTGGTTAAGCATAAATCACTTGAGCAAAACATTAAGCTTCAATCAATTATTGTAGAAAAGCACGAAAGACTTTTGAATTCTGGCGCCATAGCTGAACTGCAAGTTCTACAGCAAAGCCAAAAGCTACAAGATCTTAAATCTGAATTAGAATCAAATCAACAAGATCAAATTCGTACCAGAGCTGCCTTACGCGAATCTGGCAGTGAATTTACAGGACGCAATAATTCTCTTTATAGCCAGCGTATTAGTGAACTTAGTTCTATATATGCTGAGATAAGCTCCACTAAAGACGCTATTCGTAACTCCTTGCTTCGTGCACCTCTTACAGGTTATGTCTTTCGTTTGGCAGTCAAAGTTCCTGGAGTTCCTGTTCGACCTGGTGAAGAGCTTTTTCAAATCATACCTAGTGAACTTCTTACAGCTTCCGTTGATGTTCCCGCAAGAGATATAGGCTTTATCAATAAAGGTATGCAAGTAGATGTACACATTGATAGTTATCCTTCCTCTACCTATGGAGTCCTTAAGGGCACTGTCAAAAGTATCGGACGTGACTCAATTGAGCCTACTTCACCCATACAGCTGCCTACCTACAGCATTCCAGTAGATGTCCAGCTACAAAAGCAGTCTCTAGTGAGTAAAGGTAAATATTATCCATTGAAACCGGGTATGACTGCTCGTGTAAGTTTTAACCTGAGAACTGTTAGTGTATTCCGGCGCTTGTTTGATGCGACCAGCTCTATCTTGAATCCCCCCCCCAACAGGTAA
- a CDS encoding peptidylprolyl isomerase: MRSVQPGQSTIDYLDQIIEDNSEKILSSLVLHHLQAATLSDWCSYVIDSSIEQQFHWDDPQEAHLHWWNSISDTSAMSEWLEQSFNQYCLKWRTAVSSAYYSASIAIYEEQLESLYIEKRNSYEYAHCKIFDFGSNRGLALEMSVAAESGSDINKDLQDINQATEKISLADISNGIPSILASTSPGDWLPPFFNGVSWLLLQVEQIERPSLKELAPILLRDACQAWREEKTQSLTAYWIKQLAEN; encoded by the coding sequence ATGCGCTCTGTGCAACCAGGTCAATCAACAATAGACTATTTAGATCAAATAATAGAGGATAATTCTGAGAAAATATTATCCTCTTTAGTGCTTCATCATTTACAAGCAGCTACTTTGTCTGATTGGTGCTCTTACGTCATCGACTCCTCCATTGAGCAACAATTTCATTGGGACGATCCTCAAGAAGCACATCTTCATTGGTGGAATTCAATATCAGACACTTCTGCTATGAGTGAATGGCTTGAACAGTCATTTAATCAATATTGTCTAAAGTGGCGTACTGCTGTTTCTTCCGCTTATTATTCTGCTTCAATTGCAATTTATGAGGAACAATTAGAGTCACTGTATATTGAAAAACGTAATTCTTATGAATATGCGCATTGTAAAATATTTGATTTTGGCTCCAATCGTGGTCTGGCTTTGGAGATGAGTGTTGCTGCTGAATCAGGTAGTGATATAAATAAAGATCTTCAAGATATTAATCAAGCCACTGAAAAGATTTCCCTTGCAGATATTAGTAATGGCATACCTTCAATTCTTGCCTCTACATCTCCAGGAGATTGGCTTCCTCCTTTTTTCAATGGTGTTTCTTGGTTGCTGCTTCAAGTTGAACAAATCGAAAGACCATCTTTAAAAGAACTTGCCCCCATTCTTCTTAGAGATGCTTGTCAAGCATGGAGAGAGGAAAAAACGCAGAGCCTCACTGCCTATTGGATTAAACAGTTAGCCGAAAACTAA
- a CDS encoding peptidase domain-containing ABC transporter, which produces MSLKKSFNSTSKNYSRGSILIDENIWPTTLTKIRVGSVRWLSRHPGNGLLSPVQSQIAPNSPVGSWDLVTGIPVEHCLVTSDVFDAEECHLDVWIKQFLSAPTDHWPELQPFELISVFGDSLNKLPKFTFELVKLGSRFIELFELIAPLQLDNLSDLTQFVKDSGDAAIFCGSGQKSGLYGLCLQNANDQELERLYLQNNDFPLRLYRLKIPDTSAIHEFDSWLMNQIDIITGISEDFSYQFRDLRSLSTLSIESVDIDAVRADDINPTAVALLLMACQAVEVTPRLQRLQRTSSVLFKQATIPSLRTLISILAPLTELRLIELSQTYRNLLVSRTPFFAAPINNSAEDQDHLCLWQPREGLRFAVYDPLQSDSQPSFISLGDLPHNPQSIFTIEQDPTAGIERFGFRWFMPELKRHKLALSIILVSSLFIQVLQLANPLLIQQIIDLVLGQRSISTLYSYGSFLIVLAFFQSLLTGLRSLLFVETTNRIDVRVGTSIIDHLLHLPISYFDKRPVGEVSTRVGELENIRSFLTGQALTVFLDVLFSIIYIVVMLIYSVPLTIAALSTIPFSVILAVVFSPVIKNNIDDRAVSAAKTTSFLVEHLNGMMTVKSQNIEDLTRISWRRLYVDFVQKGFRLTGIGTIVGELNNFLTLLSSVLVIFVGAILVIDGKLSVGQLIAFRIISGYVTAPIMRLSTLWRSFQELSVSVQRLADVVESKTEPQTQTSRFILPPIKGNVKLCNLSFRYPGTEEVVLKRLNLTVPAGSFVGVVGGSGSGKSTLMKLFPLIYRPTGGTILIDDYDTQKVDLDSLRQQIGIVPQEPLLFAGSVWDNLIVGNAKATEKEVEKAVRASEAYEFIMQLPNGFETDVGERGGRLSGGQRQRLAIARALLSNPSLLVLDEATSALDYRTEAAVCRNLFKYLEGKTVFFVTHRLATIRPADVILMMDRGVVVESGTYDELLSAEGLFSSFVGCQNRDGSLNS; this is translated from the coding sequence ATGTCATTGAAAAAATCATTTAATTCAACTTCAAAAAATTATTCAAGGGGGTCGATTCTTATTGACGAAAATATTTGGCCTACAACTCTAACTAAAATACGAGTTGGTTCTGTCAGATGGCTTTCTCGTCATCCCGGTAATGGTCTTCTTTCTCCAGTACAAAGCCAAATTGCTCCAAATTCACCAGTCGGTTCATGGGATCTAGTCACTGGCATACCAGTCGAGCATTGCTTAGTTACTTCTGATGTCTTTGATGCAGAAGAGTGTCATCTGGATGTTTGGATAAAACAGTTTCTGAGTGCACCTACAGACCATTGGCCTGAATTACAACCTTTTGAACTCATTTCTGTCTTTGGTGATAGCCTTAATAAATTACCAAAGTTTACCTTTGAGCTTGTTAAATTAGGCTCTAGATTTATTGAATTATTTGAGCTCATTGCTCCGCTTCAATTAGATAATCTTTCAGACTTAACTCAATTTGTTAAGGACTCTGGCGACGCTGCAATTTTCTGTGGTTCTGGTCAGAAAAGTGGCCTGTATGGTTTATGTCTCCAGAATGCAAATGACCAAGAGCTTGAAAGACTGTATCTTCAAAATAATGACTTTCCTCTCCGTCTGTATCGCCTCAAGATCCCTGATACATCAGCCATTCACGAATTTGACTCTTGGTTAATGAATCAGATTGATATTATTACTGGTATTTCTGAGGACTTTTCTTATCAGTTTCGAGATTTACGATCGCTTTCTACACTTTCAATTGAGTCTGTAGATATTGATGCAGTTCGAGCTGATGATATAAACCCTACAGCTGTGGCTTTGTTGCTTATGGCTTGTCAAGCTGTTGAAGTCACCCCAAGATTACAGCGTTTACAACGTACTAGCTCTGTCCTCTTTAAGCAAGCCACTATACCTTCTTTAAGAACCCTTATTTCCATTCTGGCCCCTTTAACTGAGCTTCGTTTAATAGAGCTTTCTCAAACATATCGAAATTTGTTGGTTTCACGTACCCCCTTTTTTGCGGCGCCTATAAATAATTCTGCAGAAGATCAAGATCATTTGTGTCTCTGGCAGCCACGAGAAGGCTTGCGCTTTGCTGTTTATGATCCATTGCAGTCTGATTCTCAGCCTTCTTTTATTTCTTTAGGTGATCTTCCTCATAACCCCCAATCAATTTTTACAATTGAACAGGATCCAACTGCAGGGATTGAACGTTTTGGCTTTCGTTGGTTCATGCCTGAACTTAAGCGTCACAAACTTGCATTATCAATTATCTTAGTGAGTTCACTCTTCATTCAAGTACTACAGCTTGCCAACCCCCTTCTGATTCAGCAAATCATTGATCTTGTCTTAGGTCAGAGAAGTATAAGTACTCTTTATAGCTATGGTTCATTCTTAATAGTTTTAGCTTTTTTTCAAAGTTTGCTTACTGGTTTGCGCAGTCTTCTATTTGTTGAAACTACCAATAGGATTGATGTTCGTGTTGGCACATCTATTATTGATCATCTTTTGCATCTGCCTATTAGTTATTTTGACAAGCGTCCTGTTGGTGAAGTGAGCACAAGGGTTGGTGAGTTGGAAAATATACGTAGTTTCTTGACTGGTCAAGCTTTAACTGTCTTCCTGGATGTTCTTTTTAGCATTATTTATATCGTTGTTATGCTCATCTATAGCGTTCCTTTGACAATAGCTGCTCTTTCGACAATTCCGTTCTCAGTGATTCTTGCTGTTGTTTTTTCGCCAGTTATTAAAAACAATATTGATGATCGTGCTGTATCCGCTGCAAAAACAACTTCTTTTCTAGTCGAACACCTTAACGGTATGATGACAGTTAAAAGTCAAAATATTGAGGACCTAACTCGTATCTCATGGAGAAGACTTTATGTTGACTTTGTGCAGAAGGGTTTTCGTCTAACAGGAATTGGAACAATTGTTGGAGAACTCAACAATTTCTTAACCCTCCTTTCTAGTGTTTTAGTTATTTTTGTAGGAGCAATTCTTGTTATCGATGGCAAATTATCAGTTGGTCAATTAATTGCCTTCCGTATTATTTCAGGCTATGTTACTGCTCCAATAATGCGTTTATCGACTCTTTGGAGATCTTTTCAAGAGCTGTCTGTTAGTGTTCAAAGGCTTGCTGATGTTGTTGAGTCCAAAACCGAGCCTCAGACTCAAACTAGCCGTTTCATACTTCCCCCAATAAAGGGCAACGTAAAGTTGTGCAACCTATCTTTTAGGTACCCTGGTACAGAGGAAGTTGTTTTAAAGAGATTAAACCTAACAGTCCCTGCAGGAAGTTTTGTAGGAGTTGTTGGAGGTTCTGGATCTGGAAAAAGTACACTAATGAAATTATTTCCCCTTATTTATAGACCCACTGGGGGTACGATATTGATTGATGATTATGATACTCAGAAGGTTGATTTAGATTCTTTGCGTCAGCAGATTGGCATCGTCCCACAGGAACCACTGCTTTTCGCCGGTTCTGTATGGGATAACCTAATTGTTGGGAATGCGAAAGCTACAGAAAAAGAAGTAGAAAAAGCTGTTCGGGCTTCTGAAGCTTACGAGTTCATTATGCAGCTCCCGAATGGTTTCGAGACTGATGTTGGTGAACGGGGAGGACGGCTATCTGGTGGTCAACGTCAACGATTAGCTATTGCACGTGCCCTCCTTTCTAATCCATCTTTGCTTGTCTTAGATGAAGCTACCAGTGCATTAGATTATAGGACAGAAGCTGCCGTTTGCCGCAATCTTTTTAAGTACTTAGAGGGCAAAACTGTCTTCTTTGTTACTCATAGGCTAGCAACTATTCGTCCCGCAGATGTTATCCTCATGATGGATAGAGGAGTTGTTGTTGAATCTGGTACTTATGATGAGCTATTGTCCGCTGAAGGACTTTTTAGTTCTTTCGTCGGCTGTCAGAATCGGGATGGATCTTTAAATTCATGA